The proteins below are encoded in one region of Terriglobales bacterium:
- a CDS encoding SurA N-terminal domain-containing protein: MRPVLQLVAVVLAGLGLSYAGEVVDGILAVVNNKAIFRSQLEDALSFEALQQGKSVDQLSEEERKKELDRMIDQELIRQEMHNYPTVSPPQAEIQQQLQQLRKHVPGAETETGWQQALQRAGLTAEDVTEQVRAQLEILHFLDARLRPTVRVDRSMVTAYYREKFLPELRRSGAKDVPLGQVYSQIQEILVQEELAKTVDYWLKTLREQSDIYIGPPSIEDSPLVNHGKP; the protein is encoded by the coding sequence ATGCGACCTGTTCTTCAACTCGTGGCAGTAGTCCTCGCCGGCCTCGGTCTGAGTTACGCCGGCGAGGTCGTGGACGGCATTCTTGCGGTGGTCAATAACAAGGCAATCTTTCGCAGCCAACTGGAAGACGCACTCAGCTTTGAGGCGCTCCAGCAAGGGAAATCGGTGGATCAGTTGAGCGAAGAGGAGCGCAAAAAGGAACTGGATCGCATGATCGATCAAGAGCTCATTCGGCAAGAGATGCACAACTATCCCACGGTTTCTCCGCCGCAGGCGGAAATTCAGCAGCAGCTTCAACAACTTCGCAAACACGTCCCCGGCGCGGAAACCGAGACTGGGTGGCAGCAGGCTTTGCAGCGCGCCGGGCTCACCGCGGAAGATGTAACCGAACAGGTGAGAGCGCAACTGGAGATTCTTCATTTTCTGGATGCTCGGCTTCGTCCCACCGTACGCGTCGATCGCTCAATGGTGACTGCATATTACCGCGAGAAATTTCTCCCCGAGTTACGCCGGTCCGGGGCTAAGGATGTCCCGTTGGGCCAGGTCTATTCACAGATCCAGGAAATCCTGGTTCAGGAAGAGCTGGCCAAGACGGTCGATTACTGGTTGAAGACGCTCCGCGAGCAGAGTGACATTTACATCGGGCCGCCCTCTATCGAGGACTCGCCCTTGGTGAACCATGGAAAACCATGA